In a single window of the Coffea eugenioides isolate CCC68of chromosome 3, Ceug_1.0, whole genome shotgun sequence genome:
- the LOC113767131 gene encoding ubiquinone biosynthesis monooxygenase COQ6, mitochondrial codes for MNRAIVRRITPNIRTWRSTLKTFCSDTSEKLHGSHGDKAVTDSTDNVPQYDVAIVGGGMVGMAFACSLASMPLTKHLNVAIIDSNPALLARDNIKKEDAPDPRVSTVTPATISFFKGMGAWQYVQLHRHAFFDRMQVWDYTGLGYTRYSARDVDKAVLGCVVENKVLQRSLLSCMEDSDVKKKIYPSRLNSMTLHKSSLLSGTDSISSEPSGSLAKLNLSDGDCLYAKLVVGADGSKSHVRKLAGISTTGWKYPQNAIICTVEHTEDNRCAWQRFLRTGPIALLPMGDNYSNIVWTMDPQQAADRRSMTEADFLKAVNDALDDGHGPRPQSERIGDGGILAWLRSDETSSASEHFEVPPRITKLASDRMVFPLSLMHANNYVSKRVVLIGDAAHTVHPLAGQGVNLGFGDANSLSRVIAEGVAVGSDIGEMTLLKRYESERKAANIAMMAILDGFQRAYSIDFGPLNVLRAAAFHGVNYISPLKKNIISYASGEQRLPLFT; via the exons GACTCAACCGACAATGTTCCTCAATATGATGTTGCTATTGTTGGGGGTGGCATGGTTGGCATGGCTTTTGCTTGCTCCTTGG CTAGCATGCCATTgacaaaacatctgaatgttgCCATAATTGATAGCAATCCTGCACTGCTGGCCAGAGATAACATCAAAAAAGAGGACGCTCCAGATCCAAGGGTCAGTACAGTGACGCCTGCAACTATATCTTTCTTCAAAG GTATGGGTGCATGGCAGTATGTTCAACTGCATCGGCATGCCTTTTTTGATAGGATGCAG GTTTGGGATTACACTGGTCTTGGATATACAAGGTACAGTGCGCGAGATGTTGATAAAGCTGTCCTTGG GTGTGTTGTGGAGAACAAAGTGCTTCAAAGATCTTTGTTATCATGCATGGAG GACTCAGATGTCAAGAAGAAAATATATCCTTCTAGATTGAATTCAATGACACTACATAAAAGCTCCTTGTTATCGGGAACAGACAGCATATCATCAGAACCTTCTGGAAGTTTAGCTAAGCTGAACCTGAGCGATGGTGATTGTTTGTATGCAAAGTTGGTG GTGGGAGCTGATGGATCAAAATCACATGTCAGGAAATTGGCAGGAATTAGTACAACGGGGTGGAAGTACCCCCAAAATGCAATTATCTGTACTGTAGAGCATACAGAAGATAACAGGTGTGCTTGGCAGAGGTTTCTGCGTACTGGGCCCATTGCCCTTCTGCCAATGGGTGATAATTACAGCAACATTGTTTGGACAATGGACCCCCAACAAGCTGCAGATCGCAGATCAATGACTGAGGCTGATTTTTTAAAAGCAGTTAATGATGCTTTGGATGATGGACATGGTCCGCGTCCTCAATCTGAACGAATTGGAGACGGAGGAATATTGGCTTGGCTAAGATCCGACGAGACATCATCAGCCAGTGAGCACTTTGAAGTGCCTCCCAGAATCACTAAATTGGCCTCGGACAGAATGGTGTTTCCATTGTCCTTAATGCATGCCAACAATTATGTATCAAAGCGTGTTGTTCTTATTGGTGATGCTGCGCATACTGTTCATCCATTAGCTGGTCAAGGAGTGAACCTGGGTTTTGGAGATGCAAATTCTCTTTCAAGAGTCATTGCTGAAGGTGTTGCTGTAGGATCTGACATTGGAGAG ATGACGCTTTTGAAGAGATATGAATCAGAAAGGAAAGCCGCGAATATTGCAATGATGGCCATTCTTGATGGTTTTCAGAGGGCATATTCCATTGACTTTGGGCCTCTAAATGTGTTGCGTGCTGCTGCCTTTCATGGAGTCAACTACATCTCACCCCTGAAGAAGAATATCATTTCTTATGCTTCAGGCGAGCAGAGACTTCCACTTTTTACATGA